From the Telopea speciosissima isolate NSW1024214 ecotype Mountain lineage chromosome 9, Tspe_v1, whole genome shotgun sequence genome, the window TTTTGATATGATCTGGCTCAGTTGTTATTGTGATTTCGCAGGTGGGTCTTCTCCTCCGAGCAATGGGCTATCCTCCCAACACAATAATATACGTGGCTGGTTCTGAAGTATTTGGTGGTCAACGAGTCCTGATCCCTCTACGTGCCATGTATGTGAACTTAGTGGACCAAACTTCTTTGTGCAGCAAGCAAGAGTTGTCCGACTTAATTGGACCTGAGACTCCTCTTTCTCAAGATACGTTCCATTTTCCTCAAACCAAAAGCGAGGAGCAGCTTatagaagaatggaaaaaagcTGGTCCTCGTCCTCGTCCTCTTCCTCCACCTCCAGACAGACCGATATATCGCCATGAAAAGGAAGGTTGGTATGGTTGGGTTGCTGAGAGTGACAAAGAGCCAGACCCTTCACCAATGGACCTCAGGATGCAAGCACACAGGTTACTCTGGGATGCTCTTGATTATATTGTATCGGTGGAAGCAGATGTATTTTTTCCAGGTTTTAACAATGATGGGAGTGGAGGGCCTGATTTTTCAGGCATGGTCATGGGGCATCGGTTGTATGAGATGGCTTCTGCAAGAACATATCGACCGGATAGGTAAGATGAGCATAAACATACTGACCCAAGCTTTATATTAGTAAACATACTTTTGAAAGGGTGGAAACCTAGTCAAAAATCACTGAAGGTTGGCTCCAGCTTCTAGGTCAGATTTTTGTTCCTGAACTGCTGGTACCTCACATCCTTGATGTTGAAGCTTTTGATGATTTTGTTCTGATTACCCAtctctatttcctttttcttctactaaaagttttttttttttgggggggggggacctttTACCAACTAAATGGGCAGCCACATGCATTTTGTTGTGCCGTTCATCTCTTTTTAATGCCATGTTTGCCAAATTTGACAAATGTCACTTTTTTAGGAGAGTGTTATTGCATTAAATAAAActtggtaaggttgctccattgtaaccaagtggtcatgggttcgagtctctggaaacagcctctccgcgaagcgggggtTAGGTTGCATACATTAggaccctctccagaccctgTAGTGGTGGGAggctcatgcactgggtacgcctttttatttttgttattgcattaaataataaaataatatccaAAATTAGCCTTCATATATTTACTACCATTCCATTAAAtattctcctttctctctccctctttgcaTCAAACATGCTAAGGGTAGTGTGGGTTAAGTTAGGAAATTGTAAAGCATTTAATATTGTAATGGACAAACTAATTGGGACAgaaaaactccataataatgacTTTGTGGGACAGACGAATTCTTGTAAAACTTAGTCCCTATAAACTAATAGGGACAGAAAAAACTCCAAATCAAATAGTCTTTGTGGGTCTGAGGGAATTCTTGTCAAAGATAGTCCATTTGTATCTTTTCTCAATCTCTTCCTACACCACTCTTTATCTACCCTTTGGTCTTTCACTCTTCTAGGCTAATAACATATCACTCCTTAATGCTACATTTAATGGCCTCCATTGCAAATTCCTATACCACATTAAATGACACTCTTCTTTGGGACCATTTCTATTtcacttcaatttttttttcatttcttattttatcatttctattttttccactcatctatctcaacatcctcatcttagCTTTCAGTAATtttgttttatgtattttttccTTGTCACCTAACATTCAGCTCTATACAACATTGCTGGTCTTATAgctgtcctatagaattttccttttgagttttagtGGGATGTGTCTATCACATAACACTcccaaaaaagaggggaaaaaatctccccacttcatccaccctgcTCTGAACCAAAAATGACTTTTCCTCATTAATTTATGCTTTATCCAAAATAACAAAAGCACCTTGAGGTGTATATCTATGGCGCAcccaaagcaaaaaaaaaacaaaaaaggatatCTTCCTATCATCTATCCTGACTACTGCATTTTCACCCATATATTTTTACTAAAGTTTCTCTacttatatttctttttttttatgttttttttttgaaccttTTAATTCCAATGCATTCCTTCATGATTGTTCTTGTCTCACTCTCTACTGTTCTTTTGACATCCgttaagggaaaaaaattgtTCATCTGGTGGATCAACAAGCTTTTACTCATCTGCACTTTGTTGGGCTGTTTTTAAGGCTATTCAATTGTGTTGGCTAAATTTACACTTCCCTCTGATGTTATCTGCTATTGAATTATTTCTGATTGTGCTTCCTGTTTCTGTAAACAGAAAAGTTCTTTCACAATTATTTAACAGTACAAGTGATCATCTATACCATCCAAAGCCTAATTGGACCCTTTCAGTGCGGGAACATCTCAACAAAAGCTTGGGTGAGGATGGCCTTATAAGGGAGTCTCTCTTATCAAAGCAGACTTCATTCCTTTCTCATCCCCTTCCAGAATGTTCTTGTAGAACCCCAGGATTTGCTGACATTCCAAATCCAGCAAGGGGAAGTGATGGCCAATTGTTGTATGGAGGAGAAGATGAGTGTCCCAAATGGATGGAGCGTGGCCTTGCAACTGTTTCCCTTAAGGTAGGCAGTGCTCAAGAGGGCAGAGTTGATGAAAAAGAGTCAACAGATGACGAAACAGATTTGGATGAGCAGCCTGAATCTGACAACAATGGCAGCAGGACGGATTCAAATCTACCTTCCGAGCAGGATGAGGAAATGGATCCTGACGATTAGAAATAGATGGGCATGGGTATATTATTTTCAGCTATTGAGTTGGCCTGCAGCCTCTTTCTGGATGAAAGTTTAGGGCCGATGCACCATTTGTGAGGTTTTGCTCACTTTCTGAAACTTTGATCATTCAGGGAAAGAAGCATTCACATTCATTCATTGTTCTAATCATGAACTTCAAAACCAAGAGGCGGAAAAAATTCCTTGCTATAGCCATCACATACTTCAGAAACAAGGGTTGGTGGAGTAATCCCTGCAGTTTTGCAACATGGTTCCTGTTCATAGATTCACTTAGTGGGTGCAATGGAGGTTGGAAGTGAACTGCATATATTTTTCATTGTGGGAGCTCCAGCTTACCCTTACTTTTTCCTCTCTTCGATCTTGTATACATCTTGTATACATCGGACCACATCAATTTTCAACTTATATGCCTGATTTTGTAGTTCACATCGACGGTGGAGCACCAGCATGGGTAAGCTTCCTTTCCCTTGCCCTGATTCCTGCccccattcctttttttttgacCTAAATCATACTCATTTGTACTATGGTCCAGCTGTCTTTTCAGAATCTGTAATTTGTATTGGCAGGTGATATGCTTGTCCAGTCCCATTTGAGGACAATTTTGTATGATTTACTGATGTTTTGGCTAGTTACTATTCTAATTACAGCTCGATTTTTTCATTCAGAGAAAAATCACTATTAAGTGAATTTTGCTTGAATATTGCGTTCCACCATCAGCAACTGTAGAGTTTTCCCCAGAAGGATAATAGAATGAGAATACATTCTTCAATCTATGAAGTCAGTATGTTCTTGTTCACATATGGACTATGCAGCCTATGAATTGAGTTATTATAATTAAAGGCTTTGAAAGGAATACAACCTGTAAGGCTTCTTAGTAAATGATGTGTAGGGAAAGACCACCATCATAAAAGCACTCTCAGGTATGTGTGTAGGTTTTTGTAAATATACGAGGAGTTAGGGCCATTTACATACCCAGTTATTCACGTTAGTGTCCTCAGTGTCCTCTGTGATGATTTTCCCTTGTGGAGCTCATCgctggtaaaaaaaaaacatttaagcATTCAAGAAGGCCCAAGCTGTAAGCTTAATTTTTTGCAAATTTGAATTTGGACTCTCATGTTCATCGTACAAGTTTTGTGTAGAAGACGAGAATCAGAGAACTAGGTGAGGATTGAGGAATGACACTGTCTGATCTTGGTAATACCAGGTCACATGCAAAAACCTTTTGAGGTTTTGTCTTGAACGGTTTTAGGTTATGACGATCTAGGAAAAATACCAAATCTACCTTCCTCGAGCATCATTCACATAAATCTCAGTAGTATATTGGGCTTCTTTATCTTgtcgctctctctctccccgttttttgttgcttttacaaagctgtgtttggtatgcattcttagaatgcattctaggtcaatgtCACaatcttggatgataaaaacagtttttatcatccaagaatgtgaaattgacctagaatgcattccaagaatacataccaagcACAGCCTAAATGTTCCGTTTCTTCCcataattattcttttattaaatCCTGAAGGCCATTGCTTCCAATCTCTCTCCTGACTCTAACTTCCTTGAATTGTGgcccaaaattttgattgaaatgtcaaaatttatcgaaatatttcagtttcaacaGGGGCCAAAATCCATTGAAACCTGGAATTTAGGACCCTTGCCTTGAACATGtacaaatctctctctctctctctcactctctcactcatAACCTATGGAAATAAAACCATGATAAGCTGTGGCTGGTATTATATGAAAATATAGCCAAGAATTACAGACCAGATTGGACATCATTGATCCtgatactttttatttttggggtggTAGATCTTGAGACTTAAACCTTAAAATGCTTAGGATACTTCCATgcaattagtaaataataaattTCCACACAAGGTGAACCAGACCGGACACAACTCAGCCTATTGTAAACCCTACTATTTCTGTGGCACTTTTTGACCAAATGTAATCCCAGCAGTAATGCCTCTAGGGCCAGGCATAGGCTTTTGTATAGTTTTAGTTGGACTCGGTCAAGCATGGGCTCATGTTTATGCTGAgctatctttctttttccatcTTCTTTGGTCACCCAAtccggaaaattatcctctctaaTTCCTTAAGGTGTGGTAATGTGGCAGTGCTAgttggagatgtcgacacctgatAGCTGTCACATCCAACTGTCCATATCAATGAGTTCGGATCGTTGGATGCGACAGTTACCAGATGTCAActtctccacctagcactgcagTAATGCCACACTTTAGGAaatggagaggataataatccg encodes:
- the LOC122639846 gene encoding protein EMBRYO SAC DEVELOPMENT ARREST 30; this translates as MIFKSKIKWAALVGLVFSLVSLLVHLLLANYSTAELVQYSPMVGLGEDFTQKFGRESTRYRKLWGAVKPLESLQPYANPRSRYPVPNDQNNGFIYAKIFGGFEKIRSSICDLVTISRLLNATLVIPEIQESIRSKGISSKFKSFSYLYNEEQFIAALTNDVIIVKSLPNSLMEARKRKEFPSFKPKSSASPSFYIREALPELKRVKVIGLVLTDGGCLQSILPPSLAEYQRLRCRVAFHALHFRPEIQALGHQIVERLRVWGQPYLAFHPGLVRDTLAYHGCAELFQDVHTELIQHRRKQLIKKGIINEKLSVDSHMRKINGSCPLMPEEVGLLLRAMGYPPNTIIYVAGSEVFGGQRVLIPLRAMYVNLVDQTSLCSKQELSDLIGPETPLSQDTFHFPQTKSEEQLIEEWKKAGPRPRPLPPPPDRPIYRHEKEGWYGWVAESDKEPDPSPMDLRMQAHRLLWDALDYIVSVEADVFFPGFNNDGSGGPDFSGMVMGHRLYEMASARTYRPDRKVLSQLFNSTSDHLYHPKPNWTLSVREHLNKSLGEDGLIRESLLSKQTSFLSHPLPECSCRTPGFADIPNPARGSDGQLLYGGEDECPKWMERGLATVSLKVGSAQEGRVDEKESTDDETDLDEQPESDNNGSRTDSNLPSEQDEEMDPDD